The Metabacillus litoralis genome contains a region encoding:
- a CDS encoding DUF6792 domain-containing protein — MSNEELLNSDILRARIMDLEYENLSEKEIKSEIKRIYFEETGKMLTADVNIYRSDDILKEHRKTNIDSGFDGTIIHFQSEELKINQAITITRGSELGEKNTWKPIDWTYNLIGIFVGGTDNQYQDARRFDDKVKNIIQNQRNTLPTLEKYGFGHSLGGNNISILQLIPDDKGELRFKNVYAINDAAPTAYQLAVIDSDFRWLINREYQLKNEQDIYTIPPDELKAFTEEYYKNKIDETTIHHLTAEEDMLYGASSVRGFLEIGGRDGFLDTDPIFSGIRELVDKIPDKDLRTIQMFLSNYSTTYNNDGFDGFIKELTGFNPAVVDSVLNARSDFSETVEKVQKSMNDLGKPFTDITEADNFWSVVKESVTLPFDVVGANINFQNELLSGLFQTIGNITELIVKAVPMIIEMTKKLPEVIRSVKVLYENLDPILQAFVDVGFISQIEKDEIVSYIKEIETSLVAIQTTIDESLDPSLLLALNSKDPKSQIEEIIEIVTAFQKIQSEISDIQEAFEGLKNVDTSFMEHFSVSAHAHGLDAVINALAVNKNISYKNNDMYMSPSGSGEIKVNISSSVRIYQKGLAITEEKESNVKKLKALFDIEYLEDYQNRQREIVTKIHTMESNPSQYSYLLYRTLWNPAGGYYTLTTINVNEQLFPFPSKINESFSHMIETIEGEIEKEKVLVKKIRDSIEELFSEEEKIAKMFDYQYGG; from the coding sequence ATGAGTAATGAGGAACTTCTTAATTCTGATATTCTTAGAGCAAGGATTATGGATCTAGAGTATGAAAATCTTTCAGAAAAGGAAATTAAAAGTGAAATAAAGCGTATTTATTTTGAGGAAACTGGAAAGATGTTAACTGCAGATGTGAATATATATCGTTCTGACGATATTCTCAAAGAACATAGGAAAACAAATATAGATAGTGGCTTTGATGGAACTATCATTCACTTTCAAAGTGAAGAACTGAAAATCAATCAAGCGATTACAATAACTAGAGGAAGCGAACTAGGAGAAAAGAACACTTGGAAGCCTATTGATTGGACTTATAATTTGATTGGAATTTTTGTTGGAGGAACTGATAATCAATATCAAGATGCAAGAAGATTTGATGATAAAGTAAAAAATATAATTCAAAATCAAAGAAATACATTACCTACTTTAGAAAAATATGGTTTTGGCCATTCTCTTGGAGGAAACAACATTTCAATTTTACAGTTGATACCAGATGATAAAGGAGAGTTAAGATTTAAAAACGTATATGCTATAAATGATGCAGCGCCTACAGCATATCAACTTGCAGTAATAGACTCTGATTTCAGATGGTTAATAAATAGGGAATATCAATTAAAGAATGAACAAGACATCTACACCATCCCACCCGATGAACTAAAAGCCTTCACCGAAGAATACTACAAAAATAAAATCGACGAAACAACCATTCATCATCTTACAGCTGAAGAGGATATGCTTTACGGAGCGAGTAGTGTTAGGGGATTTCTTGAAATAGGAGGCCGTGATGGCTTTCTTGATACAGATCCTATATTTTCTGGCATTCGTGAGTTAGTCGATAAAATTCCTGATAAAGATTTGCGAACGATTCAAATGTTTCTTTCAAACTATTCAACGACATATAATAATGATGGGTTTGATGGGTTTATAAAAGAGCTTACTGGCTTTAATCCTGCTGTTGTTGATTCTGTTCTTAATGCTCGAAGTGATTTTTCTGAAACGGTTGAGAAGGTTCAGAAGTCAATGAATGATTTAGGGAAACCATTTACTGATATTACCGAGGCAGATAATTTTTGGTCAGTTGTAAAGGAATCGGTCACACTTCCCTTTGATGTAGTTGGTGCGAATATTAATTTTCAAAATGAGCTGCTCAGTGGACTTTTTCAAACAATTGGTAACATAACAGAGCTTATTGTTAAAGCTGTTCCGATGATCATTGAAATGACTAAGAAATTGCCTGAGGTAATTAGAAGTGTGAAAGTTTTATATGAAAATCTTGACCCAATTCTCCAGGCTTTTGTTGATGTTGGTTTTATTAGTCAGATAGAAAAGGATGAAATCGTCTCATATATAAAAGAAATTGAAACTAGTTTAGTCGCCATTCAAACGACAATTGATGAATCATTAGATCCTTCGCTTCTTTTAGCGTTGAACTCCAAAGATCCAAAAAGTCAAATAGAAGAGATCATAGAGATTGTTACTGCTTTTCAAAAAATCCAATCAGAAATAAGTGATATTCAAGAAGCATTTGAAGGATTAAAAAATGTCGATACAAGTTTTATGGAACATTTCAGTGTGAGTGCTCATGCACATGGACTTGATGCTGTTATTAATGCACTAGCTGTGAATAAAAATATTAGCTACAAAAATAATGATATGTACATGTCGCCAAGCGGCAGCGGTGAGATAAAAGTCAATATTTCCTCATCTGTTCGTATTTATCAAAAAGGCCTCGCCATCACTGAGGAAAAAGAAAGCAATGTAAAAAAATTAAAAGCATTATTTGATATTGAGTATTTGGAGGATTATCAAAATCGACAACGAGAGATTGTGACAAAGATCCATACGATGGAATCGAATCCAAGTCAGTATTCCTACCTATTATATAGGACCTTATGGAACCCTGCTGGCGGCTATTATACTCTAACAACAATTAATGTAAATGAACAGCTTTTTCCTTTCCCATCAAAAATAAATGAATCGTTCTCACATATGATTGAAACAATCGAAGGAGAAATCGAAAAAGAAAAGGTACTTGTGAAGAAAATAAGAGATTCCATCGAAGAATTGTTTTCAGAAGAAGAAAAAATAGCAAAAATGTTTGATTATCAATATGGAGGTTAA
- a CDS encoding DUF6792 domain-containing protein, translating to MIELVVENFDKRCFSTAYQLSNIDEQFYNELKINFDFKNYEDIYTIPPNELKTFTEEYYKNKIDETTIHHLTAEEDILNGASSVRVFLEIGCRDGFLDTDPIFSGIRE from the coding sequence ATAATAGAACTTGTTGTAGAAAACTTCGATAAACGATGCTTTTCAACAGCTTATCAACTTTCTAATATAGATGAACAGTTTTATAATGAACTTAAAATAAACTTTGACTTTAAAAACTACGAAGACATCTACACCATCCCACCCAACGAACTAAAAACCTTCACCGAAGAATACTACAAAAATAAAATCGACGAAACAACAATTCATCATCTTACAGCCGAAGAGGATATTCTAAACGGAGCGAGTAGTGTAAGGGTATTTCTTGAAATAGGTTGCCGAGATGGCTTTCTTGATACAGATCCAATATTTTCTGGCATTCGTGAGTAA
- a CDS encoding ABC transporter ATP-binding protein has protein sequence MNTSVLEVKGLEKKFKHFKLGPLNFSLEKGTAVALLGGNGSGKSTFFRLLMNILQKEAGTITVFGEKMIENEAELKRRIGYTGDLFDPFSSHKVKDLAKLVSRWYPNWDHDRYSHFINRYNINENEKYGKCSKGTKKKIEFVFSICHNPDILLLDEPSANLDIVSQRKLKEDLIHYMEDGEKSIVLATHNMDDVRQICDYITIVEKGNILHSFEKDEIHDKWARVWVTELPNELKNHPHIVSVNTINSTSIEVVTNHFLSLESDLTRNDISVHHMDRLTLEEIVEYILEK, from the coding sequence ATGAATACCTCAGTTTTAGAAGTAAAAGGATTAGAAAAGAAGTTTAAACATTTTAAGCTAGGTCCTCTTAATTTCAGCTTGGAAAAAGGAACAGCTGTGGCGTTATTAGGTGGAAATGGATCCGGTAAGAGCACATTTTTTAGATTGCTAATGAATATTTTGCAAAAAGAAGCAGGTACGATCACTGTTTTTGGAGAAAAAATGATCGAAAATGAAGCTGAACTAAAGAGAAGAATAGGGTACACAGGTGATTTATTTGATCCATTCTCCTCGCATAAAGTGAAAGATCTTGCCAAACTGGTTTCTCGTTGGTATCCAAATTGGGATCATGACCGTTATTCTCATTTCATCAACAGATATAACATTAACGAAAATGAGAAATATGGTAAATGTTCGAAAGGGACGAAAAAGAAAATAGAATTTGTATTTTCAATCTGTCATAACCCAGATATCCTTTTATTAGACGAACCTTCAGCAAACCTTGATATTGTGTCACAAAGAAAGCTAAAAGAAGATTTGATTCACTATATGGAGGACGGAGAGAAAAGCATTGTTTTGGCAACTCACAATATGGACGATGTAAGACAAATCTGTGATTATATTACAATAGTAGAAAAAGGAAACATTCTTCATTCTTTTGAAAAAGATGAAATTCATGACAAATGGGCGAGAGTGTGGGTTACTGAACTACCAAATGAGTTGAAAAATCATCCTCATATTGTGAGTGTGAACACGATTAATAGCACATCAATTGAAGTGGTAACGAACCATTTTCTTAGCCTAGAAAGTGATTTAACAAGAAACGACATTTCTGTTCATCACATGGACCGGTTAACCCTCGAAGAAATCGTTGAATATATTTTAGAAAAATAA
- a CDS encoding GntR family transcriptional regulator, whose amino-acid sequence MKLPIRVSEDSREPIYHQIEYQLKTLIVGGQLPPGTPLPSIRVLAGDLSCSVITTRRAYQNLETSGYIKTVQGKGTFVREIEEPHKKETKEKVVYDALQKAIEQGMQLGATKEELRVIFEDVLKDF is encoded by the coding sequence ATGAAGCTTCCTATTCGTGTATCAGAGGATAGTCGAGAGCCCATTTATCATCAAATCGAATACCAGCTAAAAACATTAATTGTTGGTGGCCAGCTACCACCTGGGACTCCTCTGCCATCTATTAGAGTATTGGCCGGTGACCTATCATGCAGTGTGATTACAACAAGAAGAGCCTACCAAAACCTTGAAACAAGTGGATATATTAAAACTGTCCAGGGTAAAGGGACGTTTGTTAGAGAAATAGAGGAACCACATAAAAAAGAAACAAAGGAAAAAGTTGTCTATGACGCACTACAGAAAGCAATCGAACAAGGAATGCAATTAGGGGCAACAAAGGAAGAGCTTCGGGTTATTTTTGAAGATGTGTTAAAAGATTTTTAG
- a CDS encoding small multi-drug export protein translates to MEFMELLWAYLVVFVLAAVPFFEGYGVIALAIIAGLPAVPSILIALFGNILTVLLLILFVNKIKEWRRKRKGEGEEKNPSKRALRAQSLWKKYGLPGLAFIGPLFVGSHLTAFMSLSFGGTKKKTSIWMVASIVVWGIVFAVLSHFGVDFLGYEDKGFFKELIEKN, encoded by the coding sequence ATGGAATTCATGGAGTTGCTTTGGGCATATTTAGTCGTTTTTGTATTGGCTGCAGTCCCATTTTTTGAAGGGTACGGAGTGATTGCGTTAGCGATTATCGCTGGATTACCAGCAGTGCCTTCCATATTAATCGCATTATTCGGTAACATCTTAACAGTTTTATTGCTCATCCTTTTTGTGAACAAAATTAAAGAGTGGAGAAGAAAAAGAAAAGGTGAAGGTGAGGAGAAAAATCCAAGTAAAAGGGCATTACGTGCTCAAAGTTTATGGAAAAAATACGGTTTACCTGGTTTAGCCTTCATTGGGCCATTATTTGTTGGAAGTCACCTAACTGCTTTTATGAGTCTTTCATTTGGTGGGACAAAGAAAAAAACGTCGATCTGGATGGTTGCTAGTATTGTCGTGTGGGGCATAGTGTTTGCGGTATTATCTCATTTTGGTGTAGATTTCTTAGGCTATGAGGACAAAGGCTTTTTTAAAGAGTTAATTGAGAAAAATTGA
- a CDS encoding glycoside hydrolase family 88 protein: MYKFNEKELVKRLEEKVERMVEQIGEKSPHVARADGVYDDMPHVWWTSGFWPGILWVLYDMTDNEKFKDAAMHWDEELQTCFSEYPNKFDHDVGFQFLLTAVMKHNILKSESSFEIGLEAANYLAGRFNPAGQFIRAWNGDKIGWAIIDCMMNLSLLFWASRVTGDPRYKQIATLHADTILKHGIREDGSVCHILSFDPVSGDFIESIGGQGNAPDSAWSRGNAWALYGFANTYRHTGDARYLHAAKRVAHHFIAGLPEDYVPYWDFRLNSIENEPRDSSAAAIAASGLLEIAEVVPSNEKRLYADAATNILASLTENYATWDQPEHQGILVEGTGHKPANENINVSLIYGDYYYIEAIAKVNGWERRIF; encoded by the coding sequence ATGTACAAATTTAATGAAAAAGAATTAGTAAAGAGGCTTGAAGAAAAAGTTGAGCGTATGGTTGAGCAAATTGGCGAGAAATCACCACATGTTGCGAGAGCGGATGGAGTTTATGATGATATGCCCCATGTTTGGTGGACATCAGGCTTTTGGCCGGGAATATTGTGGGTACTATATGATATGACTGATAACGAGAAGTTTAAGGATGCTGCGATGCATTGGGATGAGGAATTACAAACATGCTTTTCCGAATATCCTAATAAATTTGATCATGATGTAGGCTTTCAGTTTTTATTAACTGCAGTGATGAAACATAACATTCTTAAAAGCGAAAGTAGCTTTGAGATAGGGTTGGAAGCAGCCAACTATTTAGCGGGACGCTTTAACCCGGCCGGACAATTTATCCGTGCATGGAACGGCGATAAAATCGGTTGGGCAATTATTGATTGTATGATGAATCTTTCGTTGTTATTCTGGGCAAGCCGTGTAACTGGAGATCCTCGATATAAACAAATTGCAACTCTTCATGCGGACACTATATTGAAGCATGGAATAAGAGAAGATGGATCGGTTTGTCATATTTTATCATTTGATCCTGTATCAGGTGATTTTATCGAATCGATTGGTGGTCAAGGTAACGCACCAGATTCAGCATGGAGCAGGGGAAATGCATGGGCATTATATGGATTTGCTAATACATACCGCCATACAGGAGATGCTCGTTATTTACATGCAGCCAAACGGGTCGCACATCACTTTATCGCAGGTTTACCAGAAGATTATGTTCCTTATTGGGATTTCCGCTTGAATTCAATAGAAAATGAACCTAGAGATAGTTCTGCAGCTGCAATTGCCGCTTCGGGTTTATTAGAAATTGCAGAAGTGGTACCTAGTAATGAAAAACGACTATATGCAGATGCTGCAACAAACATTTTAGCTTCTTTAACTGAGAATTATGCGACTTGGGATCAGCCAGAGCATCAGGGCATTCTAGTCGAAGGAACAGGGCATAAGCCGGCTAATGAGAATATTAATGTATCGCTTATTTATGGTGATTATTATTATATAGAAGCTATCGCTAAGGTAAATGGGTGGGAGAGGCGTATTTTTTAA
- a CDS encoding LysR family transcriptional regulator, translating into MDFRQIRYFMEVANREHVTEAADFLHVAQSSVSRQIVNLESELGVDLFIREGRRVHLTPIGKIFYERMKHAMNVVDEARREVEEYLDPEKGTIRITFPISLAAYTLPTVIYAFRIRYPEAKFQLKQALYRDLIEGVVKGDFNLALIGPLPQDEKKIQRKALFTENVVALLPINHRLANKKSIKLLELVDEPFVLLPKGFVFRDMVVNACQNLGFKPNVAFEGDDIDALKGLVSAGLGVTLMPEVTLVDSLPRSTVKIPLAEPNVTRTVGVITPKDRVLLPTEKLFYEFLIEFFARLDEFKN; encoded by the coding sequence ATGGATTTTAGACAAATCCGATATTTTATGGAGGTTGCTAATCGTGAGCATGTAACAGAAGCTGCAGATTTTTTACATGTTGCCCAATCTTCTGTAAGCAGACAAATTGTTAATTTAGAAAGTGAGCTTGGTGTTGATTTATTTATTAGGGAAGGGAGAAGAGTTCATTTAACGCCGATTGGCAAAATATTCTATGAGCGAATGAAGCATGCCATGAATGTCGTGGATGAAGCGAGACGAGAGGTTGAGGAATATTTAGATCCTGAGAAAGGAACGATCAGGATTACATTTCCGATTAGTTTAGCCGCGTACACATTACCAACAGTGATTTATGCATTTCGCATACGTTATCCAGAGGCTAAGTTTCAGCTTAAACAAGCCCTTTATCGTGATTTAATCGAAGGTGTAGTAAAAGGGGATTTTAATCTTGCGCTGATCGGGCCTTTACCTCAAGATGAAAAGAAAATTCAACGAAAAGCATTGTTTACAGAAAATGTCGTGGCATTGTTGCCCATTAACCATCGTCTTGCAAACAAAAAGTCGATAAAACTACTAGAACTTGTGGACGAGCCTTTTGTGTTATTGCCAAAAGGATTTGTTTTTCGCGATATGGTCGTTAATGCGTGTCAAAATCTTGGTTTTAAGCCGAATGTTGCTTTTGAAGGAGATGATATTGATGCGTTGAAGGGACTTGTTTCCGCAGGGTTAGGGGTTACTCTTATGCCAGAAGTCACATTGGTTGATAGCCTGCCGCGATCAACGGTCAAAATACCGTTAGCTGAACCAAATGTGACTAGAACTGTTGGAGTCATTACACCTAAAGACCGAGTACTTTTACCAACAGAAAAGTTATTTTATGAGTTTCTGATTGAATTTTTTGCAAGGTTAGATGAGTTTAAGAATTGA
- the gdhA gene encoding NADP-specific glutamate dehydrogenase — protein MKTMEKNQEVYTESVQQYVDQVFETVKKRNPNESEFHQAVKEVFDSLKPVLAKNPQYMKQGILERIVEPERVISFRVPWVDDQGNVKVNRGFRVQYSNAIGPYKGGLRFHPSVNASIIKFLGFEQIFKNSLTGQPIGGGKGGADFDPKGKSDGEIMRFCQSFMTELSKYIGPDTDVPAGDIGVGAREIGYLFGQYKKIRGGYEAGVLTGKGIGYGGSLARKEATGYGTVYFVEEMLQDKNLSFRGSTVVVSGSGNVSIYAMEKAMQLGAKVVACSDSNGYIYDKNGINLDTVKRLKEVEKKRISDYVAYHPEAIYTENCFGIWTVPCDIALPCATQNEIDSASAELLVSNGVKAIGEGANMPSTLEAVEFFLENNVLFAPAKAANAGGVSVSALEMAQNSARLSWSFEEVDSKLQDIMKNIYLNSKKAAYDYGTPGNLVVGANIAGFVKVADSMIEQGVI, from the coding sequence ATGAAAACAATGGAAAAAAATCAAGAAGTGTATACTGAAAGTGTTCAGCAATATGTAGATCAAGTATTTGAAACGGTTAAAAAACGAAATCCAAATGAAAGTGAATTTCATCAAGCTGTCAAAGAAGTATTCGATTCTTTAAAACCAGTTCTTGCGAAGAATCCACAATATATGAAGCAAGGCATTCTTGAAAGAATCGTTGAACCTGAAAGAGTGATCTCTTTCCGTGTCCCATGGGTCGATGATCAAGGAAATGTAAAAGTAAACCGTGGATTCCGTGTTCAGTACAGTAATGCAATTGGTCCGTATAAAGGTGGATTAAGATTCCACCCTTCTGTAAATGCGAGCATTATTAAATTTTTAGGCTTTGAACAAATCTTTAAAAACTCCTTAACAGGTCAACCTATCGGCGGAGGTAAAGGTGGCGCTGACTTTGACCCTAAAGGAAAATCTGATGGAGAAATCATGCGTTTTTGTCAAAGCTTTATGACAGAACTAAGCAAATACATTGGACCTGACACAGATGTTCCAGCTGGCGACATTGGTGTTGGTGCTAGAGAAATCGGCTATTTGTTTGGGCAATACAAAAAAATTCGCGGTGGATATGAAGCTGGTGTTTTAACAGGAAAAGGCATTGGATATGGCGGAAGCTTAGCTCGTAAAGAAGCAACAGGATACGGAACTGTATACTTTGTTGAAGAAATGCTACAGGACAAGAATTTAAGCTTTCGAGGCAGTACAGTTGTTGTTTCAGGTTCTGGAAATGTATCAATTTATGCGATGGAAAAAGCGATGCAGCTAGGAGCTAAAGTTGTCGCATGTAGTGATTCCAATGGCTATATTTATGATAAAAACGGAATTAACTTAGACACAGTGAAACGCTTAAAAGAAGTGGAAAAGAAACGCATTAGTGATTATGTAGCGTATCATCCTGAAGCGATATATACAGAAAATTGTTTTGGCATTTGGACGGTTCCTTGTGATATTGCCCTACCTTGTGCCACACAAAATGAAATTGACTCAGCATCGGCTGAGCTATTAGTTTCTAACGGTGTAAAAGCTATAGGTGAAGGTGCAAATATGCCTTCAACATTAGAAGCGGTTGAGTTCTTCCTAGAAAACAACGTACTATTCGCCCCCGCAAAAGCAGCAAATGCTGGAGGTGTTTCTGTTTCAGCATTGGAAATGGCACAAAATAGCGCCAGATTATCCTGGTCGTTTGAAGAGGTTGATTCCAAATTACAGGATATTATGAAAAACATCTATCTTAATAGTAAAAAAGCTGCTTATGATTACGGCACTCCGGGCAATCTTGTCGTTGGAGCGAATATCGCCGGCTTTGTAAAAGTAGCTGATTCGATGATTGAGCAAGGTGTAATTTAA
- a CDS encoding ABC transporter ATP-binding protein, whose amino-acid sequence MEEVILTINDLKKNYGVKTVLNGVSFQVKRGEIIGYIGPNGAGKSTTVKIMLGIEDDYSGEVNIFGHDLSDGKIEYKRKIGYVPEIAELYDNLTGHEYLTFIGELYGLDYDLAEYKSKSLMELFGIGEVYHSRISSYSKGMRQKLLIISSLLHNPELLFFDEPINGLDANSVMIFKEIMTQLADQGKTIFYSSHIMDVVEKISSRIILLNDGKIAADGTFDELKQKNTEGSLEQIFNELTGFSEHKELGSRFVSVVREM is encoded by the coding sequence ATGGAAGAAGTTATCTTAACAATTAATGATCTAAAGAAAAATTATGGTGTGAAAACCGTCTTAAATGGAGTGTCTTTTCAAGTAAAACGAGGCGAGATTATTGGATATATTGGTCCAAATGGCGCTGGGAAAAGTACAACCGTTAAAATCATGCTTGGGATTGAAGATGATTATTCTGGTGAAGTCAACATTTTTGGCCATGATCTTTCAGATGGGAAAATAGAGTATAAAAGAAAAATAGGCTATGTTCCCGAGATTGCTGAGCTTTATGATAATTTAACTGGTCATGAATATTTAACCTTTATTGGTGAACTATACGGTCTTGACTATGATCTTGCAGAATACAAATCAAAAAGCTTAATGGAGCTCTTTGGTATTGGCGAGGTCTATCATTCTCGTATTTCTTCTTACTCAAAAGGAATGCGACAAAAGCTCTTAATTATTTCTAGCTTATTACATAATCCTGAGCTGTTATTTTTCGATGAACCAATCAATGGCTTGGATGCAAATAGTGTGATGATTTTCAAAGAAATTATGACTCAGCTCGCAGATCAAGGGAAAACCATTTTTTACTCTTCTCATATTATGGACGTGGTCGAAAAAATTAGCAGCCGAATTATTCTCCTGAATGATGGAAAAATTGCCGCTGACGGTACTTTTGATGAGTTAAAACAAAAAAATACAGAAGGTTCACTTGAACAAATTTTCAACGAACTTACAGGATTTAGTGAGCATAAAGAGCTTGGCTCACGATTTGTATCCGTTGTAAGGGAGATGTAA
- a CDS encoding YecA family protein, with protein sequence MNNKTDKKLEDAMLNMIAGVKDFRKQEEEKQYKKYWSEIKVPFSLKEGLGKYTKYELDEIRKTLQIKNVSNLKKDKLIDLLVEEIPHYLERIYLLWDSERFHLLTNIASKEGRSKALNIADEQIRYFRANGLIYTGVHEGEKILAVPSELIEQINALKSNVEARGTIKRNTEWIKLTGGLLYYYGTLNVNQLIEVLEKYTKEPLNLRDYFQVIHDANDFRKQFYIDEEGFSHLRVFDPKKVLQEHNSRKSLPFYPLTKDQLLTAGEYEFVERNKVYAQLVSFLTENFKIDKTAADQLAEECVYATKNGDSPNDVLQYLSRMLEFENKETLHKLIDNVVFLMNNTREWFLKGHTSTELSEVQKKNLQALPRNKNNSKRVEEIKVGRNDPCPCGSGKKYKKCCG encoded by the coding sequence ATGAACAACAAAACAGATAAGAAGTTAGAAGATGCAATGTTAAATATGATAGCAGGGGTAAAGGATTTTAGAAAACAGGAGGAGGAAAAACAGTATAAAAAGTATTGGAGTGAAATAAAGGTTCCGTTTTCATTAAAGGAAGGACTAGGTAAATATACAAAATATGAGCTTGATGAGATAAGAAAAACCTTGCAAATTAAAAATGTAAGTAACTTGAAAAAGGACAAGCTTATTGACTTGCTTGTAGAAGAAATTCCTCATTATCTAGAGAGGATCTATCTATTATGGGATAGTGAGCGTTTTCATTTATTAACGAATATCGCTAGTAAAGAAGGTCGAAGCAAAGCTCTGAACATTGCGGATGAACAAATCAGATATTTTCGTGCAAATGGACTAATTTACACGGGAGTTCATGAAGGAGAGAAGATTCTAGCTGTCCCGTCTGAACTAATTGAACAAATTAATGCTTTAAAAAGCAATGTAGAAGCGAGGGGGACAATTAAAAGAAATACAGAGTGGATCAAACTTACAGGCGGTCTATTGTATTATTATGGAACGTTAAATGTAAATCAGTTGATAGAGGTGCTTGAAAAGTATACAAAAGAACCTCTGAATCTTCGGGATTATTTTCAAGTTATTCATGATGCAAATGATTTTCGTAAGCAATTTTATATAGATGAAGAAGGTTTCTCTCATTTAAGAGTGTTTGATCCAAAGAAAGTGTTGCAGGAACACAACTCGAGAAAGAGTCTTCCGTTTTATCCGTTGACAAAAGATCAACTTTTAACAGCTGGTGAATATGAGTTTGTTGAGCGAAATAAAGTTTATGCTCAATTAGTTAGCTTTCTAACAGAAAACTTCAAAATCGATAAGACCGCTGCTGATCAACTTGCAGAAGAGTGCGTATATGCAACAAAGAACGGTGATTCTCCGAATGATGTTCTACAATATTTAAGTAGAATGCTTGAATTTGAAAATAAGGAGACGCTTCATAAATTAATTGATAATGTTGTTTTTCTCATGAACAACACAAGAGAATGGTTTCTCAAAGGCCACACCTCGACAGAATTATCTGAAGTACAAAAGAAGAATCTACAAGCATTACCGAGAAATAAGAACAATAGCAAACGTGTAGAAGAAATAAAAGTCGGTAGAAATGACCCGTGTCCTTGCGGAAGTGGGAAAAAGTATAAGAAATGTTGTGGGTGA
- a CDS encoding SunI/YnzG family protein produces the protein MLSLNVKKSNNIVSIKWQLTRVEIPTSEIIDVSLDDTYGGEEKEAIRIGTPYGTTDRVVIKTTKNTYILYTTNPTSIKNKILS, from the coding sequence ATGTTGAGTCTAAATGTAAAAAAATCAAATAACATAGTGAGTATTAAGTGGCAGTTAACGAGGGTGGAAATCCCGACATCTGAAATTATTGATGTATCTTTAGATGATACGTATGGTGGTGAGGAAAAAGAAGCTATTAGAATTGGCACACCATACGGAACTACTGATAGAGTAGTCATTAAGACGACGAAAAACACTTATATTCTTTACACGACAAATCCTACTTCCATCAAAAACAAAATACTGTCATAA